In Enterobacter cloacae, the following are encoded in one genomic region:
- the pcaD gene encoding 3-oxoadipate enol-lactonase — translation MFIRPLKLTQHVDVQGPENATTLILLHSLGTDLHLWDLQMPRLTERYRVVRLDIRGHGLSAVNALPFSMSDLADDVISVLDHLKINTFYVAGVSIGGTIAQWIGFKLPERVLGMVIIDTSLVNAAPPSVWRARAEDVFQHGLEHLERGIISNWVTPKFIDSPEADGLRQMLRRTTVEAFSGCSLAIADTDLTNMHIPGVRAVVVRGAEDKLTPQDYAQRLAQKRNAELHVIPGASHLPNFEQPDALTDEIISFIEKVNTH, via the coding sequence ATGTTTATCCGACCACTTAAATTAACTCAGCATGTCGACGTACAGGGACCTGAAAATGCGACGACATTGATACTTCTTCACTCCCTGGGAACGGATTTGCACCTCTGGGATTTGCAGATGCCGCGATTAACCGAACGCTATCGTGTTGTCAGACTGGATATTCGGGGGCACGGGCTAAGTGCGGTCAATGCGTTACCGTTTTCAATGTCCGATCTGGCCGATGATGTTATCTCTGTGCTGGATCACCTGAAAATCAATACGTTTTATGTCGCCGGGGTCTCGATAGGTGGCACGATAGCGCAATGGATCGGATTCAAATTGCCTGAACGGGTACTGGGTATGGTTATTATCGATACCTCACTGGTGAATGCCGCTCCACCTTCGGTATGGCGTGCGCGGGCGGAAGATGTTTTCCAGCATGGTCTTGAGCATCTTGAAAGGGGCATTATCAGCAATTGGGTTACGCCGAAATTTATCGACTCTCCCGAGGCTGATGGCCTAAGGCAGATGCTGCGTCGTACAACGGTTGAAGCTTTCTCTGGCTGTTCTTTAGCTATTGCCGATACTGATTTGACAAATATGCATATTCCCGGTGTCAGGGCCGTTGTGGTCAGAGGTGCAGAGGACAAACTGACGCCACAAGATTATGCGCAGCGTCTGGCGCAAAAGCGCAATGCAGAATTACATGTCATTCCTGGTGCTTCTCATTTACCAAATTTCGAACAACCTGATGCGCTCACCGACGAAATTATTTCGTTTATCGAGAAGGTTAATACACATTGA
- a CDS encoding anaerobic sulfatase maturase produces MKSCHMMAKISTSSCNVHGTDCFYLNKEQFLPECKAYCMDDTMLQLFIRQKIEAQESHDVIFTWQGVELTPDRLNFFKRVIALQQQFAQGKNIFNTLLTNGILLDDDWCEFFRKNQFLIGISVDGDVSLYNNFRKTISGKSMNHPVEKAVRLLQKHDVGFHTLTVISARSSQQPLQIYHYLKSLGSNHMQFIPLLEPLAQGGVNARSLAPAALGTFLKTIFYTWIRLDIGTIKIPIFEHAFAAWCGLPASNCAFASFAGSVFSPKINDDLCQCDRFVNPQSSLSNKYQSITTTLHESVSNQMIMQSKLPLVAECASCKVKFACHGGCPKDRIVLSRRGVPELNYFCESYQAFFTYVEPYMLMMRALWEQNYAPSDIRQYLA; encoded by the coding sequence AAGAACAGTTTCTCCCTGAATGCAAAGCATATTGCATGGATGATACGATGCTTCAACTATTTATTCGTCAGAAAATTGAGGCTCAGGAATCACACGATGTGATTTTTACCTGGCAGGGCGTTGAATTAACGCCAGACAGGCTTAATTTCTTTAAACGAGTTATTGCGCTACAACAGCAATTTGCACAAGGTAAAAATATTTTCAACACATTGCTTACCAATGGCATTCTGTTGGATGATGACTGGTGTGAATTCTTCAGGAAAAATCAGTTTCTGATTGGTATTTCAGTGGATGGCGATGTTTCGCTGTACAATAATTTCCGCAAAACGATTTCTGGGAAATCGATGAATCACCCGGTCGAGAAGGCTGTGAGATTATTGCAAAAACATGATGTGGGATTTCATACTCTAACGGTCATTAGCGCCAGAAGTAGCCAGCAGCCACTGCAGATCTACCATTATCTGAAAAGTCTTGGCAGCAACCATATGCAGTTTATCCCCTTACTTGAACCGCTTGCACAGGGTGGTGTGAATGCGCGAAGCCTTGCGCCCGCCGCATTGGGGACTTTTTTGAAAACGATTTTTTATACCTGGATTCGCCTGGATATTGGAACGATTAAAATTCCCATTTTTGAGCACGCTTTCGCTGCGTGGTGTGGGTTACCGGCATCGAACTGTGCCTTTGCATCATTCGCTGGTAGTGTGTTCTCGCCGAAAATAAATGATGATTTATGCCAGTGCGATCGCTTTGTTAATCCGCAATCCTCGCTAAGTAATAAGTATCAATCTATCACAACCACGCTGCATGAAAGCGTGTCGAATCAAATGATTATGCAGAGTAAGCTGCCACTGGTAGCAGAATGCGCAAGTTGCAAAGTGAAATTTGCCTGCCACGGCGGTTGCCCAAAAGATCGCATAGTGCTTTCCCGACGCGGTGTCCCGGAGCTCAATTATTTTTGTGAAAGCTATCAAGCTTTTTTCACTTATGTTGAACCCTATATGTTGATGATGAGGGCACTGTGGGAACAAAACTATGCACCTTCCGATATTCGCCAATATTTGGCCTGA
- a CDS encoding MFS transporter, with translation MESTLISARSNEETPSLNRARRAALGSFAGAVVDWYDFLLYGITAALVFNREFFPQIGPAMGTLAAFATFGVGFLFRPLGGVIFGHFGDRLGRKRMLMLTVWMMGIATALIGVLPSFASIGWWAPVLLVTLRAIQGFAVGGEWGGAALLSVESAPKNKKAFYSSGVQVGYGVGLLLSTGLVSLISQLTTDEQFLSWGWRIPFIFSVVLVIAALWIRNGMEESTEFEQQREKPVAKKRLPVMDALVQHPGAFLKIIALRLCELLTMYIVTAFALNYSTQNLGLPRELFLNIGLLVGGISCLTIPCFAWLADRYGRRRIYITGALIGTLSAWPFFMALEAQSVFWIVFFAIMLANIAHDMVVCVQQPMFTELFGARYRYSGAGVGYQVASVVGGGFTPFIAAALVTFSGGNWHSVALYLLAGCLLSAATALWMKETTHS, from the coding sequence ATGGAATCCACTCTCATCTCCGCACGATCCAACGAGGAGACACCTTCGCTCAATCGCGCCCGCCGCGCAGCACTCGGCAGTTTCGCGGGAGCCGTCGTCGACTGGTATGATTTTCTGCTCTACGGCATCACCGCCGCACTGGTGTTTAACCGTGAATTCTTCCCCCAGATCGGCCCCGCAATGGGTACCCTTGCCGCGTTCGCAACGTTTGGTGTAGGTTTCCTTTTTCGTCCGCTGGGTGGCGTGATATTCGGCCACTTTGGTGACCGCCTTGGCCGCAAACGCATGCTGATGCTGACCGTCTGGATGATGGGTATTGCTACCGCACTCATCGGCGTTTTGCCCTCGTTTGCCTCCATTGGCTGGTGGGCACCGGTACTACTGGTAACGCTGCGCGCTATTCAGGGCTTCGCCGTGGGCGGGGAATGGGGTGGCGCGGCACTGTTATCTGTCGAAAGCGCGCCGAAAAACAAGAAAGCATTTTATAGCAGCGGCGTGCAGGTGGGTTACGGTGTTGGCCTGCTGCTCTCCACCGGCCTGGTGTCACTCATCAGCCAACTCACCACTGACGAACAGTTCCTGAGCTGGGGCTGGCGTATTCCGTTTATCTTCAGCGTTGTGCTGGTCATCGCCGCGCTGTGGATCCGCAACGGAATGGAAGAGTCCACAGAATTTGAACAGCAGCGGGAAAAGCCGGTCGCCAAAAAACGGCTTCCGGTGATGGACGCGCTGGTTCAACACCCTGGTGCGTTCCTGAAAATCATTGCCCTGCGCCTGTGTGAACTGCTGACGATGTATATCGTGACCGCCTTTGCCCTGAACTATTCAACGCAAAATCTCGGTCTGCCGCGTGAGTTATTTCTGAATATTGGGCTCCTGGTTGGCGGGATTAGCTGCCTGACCATCCCCTGCTTCGCCTGGCTTGCGGACAGATATGGACGTCGCCGTATTTACATCACCGGGGCCCTGATTGGCACGCTCAGCGCCTGGCCGTTCTTTATGGCGCTGGAGGCGCAATCGGTCTTCTGGATTGTCTTCTTTGCGATCATGCTGGCAAACATCGCGCACGATATGGTGGTGTGTGTGCAGCAACCGATGTTTACCGAACTGTTCGGCGCACGTTATCGCTACAGTGGGGCGGGCGTGGGATATCAGGTGGCAAGCGTGGTCGGCGGTGGGTTTACGCCGTTTATTGCCGCCGCGCTGGTCACGTTCTCGGGCGGCAACTGGCACAGCGTGGCGCTGTATCTGCTCGCAGGCTGCCTGCTGTCTGCCGCCACCGCGCTCTGGATGAAAGAGACAACTCACTCCTGA
- a CDS encoding Bcr/CflA family drug resistance efflux transporter: MVKTMMNKTLPMPLVVLIACLSVGGLISTDIFLPALGEMQLFYKVTEAQIQDAIALFLFGVAFSQLVYGPLSDCLGRKKTLIAGLLIWLVSTVGVIYSTHINELLILRLFQGIGSCAGITISRAIINDMMDKKSSAQLYLVIFPFVGMSPAIAPMIGGILTQHFGWRACFIFLTLFIIMTLVLCFSALRETLPVEKRQKLSVLAAAVSTVNVLRNKQFLFYAAIPCFAYAAYFAYIVESPFMLGRLGLSPVYVGYTYILLSVSYVAGNLTAKKRSRSVGIEETIRQGYRIFVVGGIIFALQMYLSPVPLLTSIITISILTFGNGFLLPLGTASAIAAHPQASGTASGVMGALQLGSAAIATFLIGKLSAHAPGMTAFIIACVCVLGFLVYVFGQSGFMEFVSNKESNIND, translated from the coding sequence ATGGTTAAAACGATGATGAATAAAACTTTGCCCATGCCCCTGGTGGTATTAATCGCGTGCCTTTCTGTTGGCGGGTTAATTTCTACTGATATATTTTTGCCCGCTCTTGGCGAAATGCAATTATTCTATAAAGTTACGGAGGCACAAATACAGGATGCCATCGCCCTGTTTTTATTTGGTGTGGCATTTTCGCAACTGGTTTATGGCCCGCTAAGCGACTGTCTTGGCAGAAAGAAAACGCTCATCGCAGGGCTATTGATCTGGCTGGTTTCTACGGTTGGCGTTATTTACTCAACGCATATCAACGAATTGCTTATTTTGCGTCTTTTCCAGGGGATTGGCTCCTGCGCCGGTATTACCATCAGCCGCGCCATCATCAATGACATGATGGATAAAAAATCGTCGGCACAGCTGTATCTGGTGATCTTCCCGTTCGTGGGGATGTCACCGGCGATTGCCCCGATGATAGGTGGTATTTTGACTCAACACTTCGGCTGGCGGGCCTGTTTTATCTTTTTAACCTTATTTATCATCATGACTCTGGTGCTGTGTTTCTCTGCACTGCGCGAGACATTACCCGTCGAAAAAAGGCAAAAGCTGAGCGTACTGGCGGCAGCCGTAAGTACCGTTAACGTGCTACGAAATAAACAATTTCTTTTTTACGCAGCCATTCCTTGTTTTGCCTATGCGGCCTACTTTGCTTATATCGTCGAGTCACCGTTTATGCTTGGCAGACTGGGGCTTTCGCCGGTTTATGTGGGTTACACCTATATTTTACTTTCCGTGAGCTATGTGGCCGGAAATCTTACTGCCAAAAAACGCTCCCGCAGCGTGGGTATTGAAGAAACGATTCGCCAGGGATATCGCATTTTTGTTGTGGGCGGCATCATTTTTGCCCTGCAGATGTACCTGAGCCCTGTACCGCTGCTGACCAGTATTATCACCATCTCAATTCTGACCTTCGGTAACGGTTTTCTGCTTCCATTGGGCACGGCTTCGGCCATTGCTGCACACCCACAGGCATCCGGTACCGCCTCTGGCGTAATGGGCGCATTACAGCTCGGTAGTGCAGCCATCGCAACCTTCCTGATTGGGAAACTTTCAGCTCATGCGCCTGGCATGACGGCATTCATTATTGCCTGCGTCTGCGTGCTCGGTTTCCTCGTTTATGTTTTTGGTCAATCTGGATTTATGGAATTTGTCTCCAACAAAGAGAGTAATATCAATGATTAA
- a CDS encoding Xaa-Pro aminopeptidase, with protein sequence MHTTSPLSALRQWLESNHLDGMIVPRADAWQSEYCAPYDEKLAWLTGFDGSAGLALVLKDKTLLFVDGRYQVQARAQVNLDEVEIHHLHNEPLAGWLQNNVAAGTRIGFEALLMTNADYTLLTATPCELVPLNLSPFDPLWTDRPAAPAGLIREMPVDISGESSTDKRQRVAAVLAEYDADYLAVTLPDNIAWLLNVRGSDIPCSPVPLSFALLSRDGNVEWFVNDNKLGTLPDTMRNALKLAPQDMFIERCQQLARGKRVLVDADSAPVALRFAIEPQGEIIWQTDPITLMKASKNPVELAGYRECHHQDGAAWVNFLAWLSREVPQRVAAGQPLTELEVQAQQLRFREQQPGFIEQSFATISASSSNAAMCHYHSSEASNKTLGHDHFYLNDSGGQYHNGTTDATRTLAWGKVDPQQRLHYTAVLRGFLSLMTLQFPSGSQGHQLDAFARRPLWEMGLDYDHGTGHGVGHQLLIHENPHRFAKKVNPWPLVAGNIMTIEPGYYQAESHGIRIENQVEIVECRPGFCKFASLTLIPIDLSQVELSLLNEQEKQWLDEYHLRVRETLSPLVESDARPWLFEATAPIHVNR encoded by the coding sequence ATGCACACCACATCACCGTTGTCCGCCCTGCGTCAGTGGCTGGAATCAAACCATCTTGACGGGATGATCGTCCCGCGCGCAGATGCCTGGCAGAGCGAGTACTGTGCACCGTACGACGAAAAACTGGCCTGGCTGACGGGCTTTGACGGTTCCGCCGGCCTGGCGCTGGTGTTGAAAGACAAAACCCTGCTTTTTGTCGATGGCCGCTACCAGGTTCAGGCGCGCGCTCAGGTCAATCTGGATGAGGTGGAGATCCACCATCTGCATAACGAACCGCTGGCCGGGTGGTTGCAAAACAACGTTGCAGCCGGTACGCGTATCGGTTTCGAAGCACTCCTGATGACCAATGCAGACTATACGCTGTTGACCGCGACGCCGTGCGAGCTGGTTCCTCTGAACCTGTCGCCGTTTGATCCATTATGGACTGACCGCCCTGCTGCACCCGCAGGGCTTATCCGCGAGATGCCGGTCGATATCAGCGGCGAAAGCAGTACCGACAAGCGTCAGCGCGTCGCCGCCGTGCTGGCTGAGTACGACGCTGATTACCTGGCCGTCACCCTGCCGGACAACATCGCCTGGCTGTTGAACGTACGCGGTTCTGACATCCCCTGTAGCCCGGTTCCGCTCTCCTTTGCTCTTCTCAGCCGTGACGGTAACGTGGAGTGGTTTGTTAACGACAACAAGCTCGGTACGTTACCCGATACCATGCGAAACGCGTTGAAACTTGCGCCACAGGATATGTTTATCGAACGCTGCCAGCAGCTTGCGCGAGGCAAACGCGTGCTGGTCGACGCCGATTCTGCCCCGGTAGCCCTGCGCTTTGCCATTGAGCCGCAAGGGGAAATTATCTGGCAAACCGACCCCATCACGCTGATGAAAGCCAGCAAAAACCCGGTAGAGCTGGCGGGATACCGTGAATGCCATCACCAGGACGGTGCGGCATGGGTCAATTTCCTTGCCTGGCTGAGCCGTGAAGTACCGCAGCGTGTGGCTGCAGGACAACCGTTGACGGAGCTGGAGGTTCAGGCGCAGCAACTCAGATTCCGCGAGCAGCAACCCGGTTTTATTGAGCAGAGCTTTGCGACCATTTCAGCATCATCAAGCAATGCTGCGATGTGCCACTACCACTCAAGCGAAGCAAGCAATAAAACCCTTGGTCATGACCATTTTTATCTCAATGATTCCGGTGGCCAGTACCATAACGGTACCACCGACGCCACGCGTACGCTGGCATGGGGTAAGGTCGATCCGCAGCAGCGTTTGCACTATACCGCCGTGCTGAGAGGCTTTTTGTCACTGATGACCCTGCAGTTCCCGTCCGGCAGTCAGGGGCATCAGCTGGATGCCTTTGCGCGTCGTCCGCTGTGGGAAATGGGGCTGGATTACGATCACGGTACGGGGCACGGTGTGGGGCATCAGTTGTTGATCCACGAGAACCCGCATCGGTTTGCCAAAAAGGTCAATCCGTGGCCTCTGGTGGCAGGCAATATCATGACCATCGAGCCGGGATACTACCAGGCGGAGAGTCATGGGATCCGTATTGAAAACCAGGTGGAAATTGTCGAATGCCGTCCGGGGTTCTGTAAGTTTGCGTCACTGACGCTGATCCCAATCGATTTGAGCCAGGTCGAGCTATCTCTTTTGAACGAGCAGGAAAAACAGTGGCTGGATGAGTATCACCTGCGGGTACGTGAAACATTGTCACCCCTGGTGGAGAGCGATGCCCGTCCGTGGCTGTTTGAGGCTACGGCACCGATTCATGTAAACCGGTAG
- a CDS encoding 4-hydroxy-2-oxovalerate aldolase, which produces MINNIDVTLRDGGYQNNFHFPTDYAIKHVRALVDSGVEWIEIGYRNGSFKPIPDIGMTGMSCDSYIQQIHNAVPEAKLVVIAHPHNIDQEDIISMKMLGVAMLRICIKTDNPQPALALCEFAKKNGLSVSMNFTRASQINAKTLVEVAAQCEKAGADIIYIADSNGSLRPEQTARLVNILKCTTRLEVGFHAHDNLGLAMANSIEAVKAGATFIDSSLTGMGKGAGNLALETWLSLCNFDEGQERYQTEWIFNQVHQLESEACYNASHRSVVDMILGVKNLSVDHRKMIEEKLSEARENTFSAIDSVITETAA; this is translated from the coding sequence ATGATTAATAATATAGATGTCACATTGCGGGATGGCGGTTATCAGAACAACTTTCATTTCCCGACAGATTACGCCATTAAGCATGTCCGGGCTCTGGTAGACAGCGGTGTGGAATGGATTGAAATTGGTTACCGGAACGGTTCATTTAAACCTATTCCCGATATTGGGATGACAGGAATGTCTTGCGATAGTTATATCCAGCAGATCCACAATGCGGTACCTGAAGCCAAATTAGTGGTTATTGCGCACCCACACAATATTGACCAGGAAGATATCATCAGCATGAAAATGCTGGGTGTGGCGATGCTTCGTATTTGTATTAAAACCGATAATCCACAACCCGCGCTGGCGTTATGTGAGTTCGCGAAAAAAAATGGCCTGAGCGTCAGCATGAACTTTACCCGTGCCAGTCAAATTAACGCGAAAACGCTTGTCGAGGTTGCGGCGCAATGCGAGAAGGCCGGGGCCGATATTATCTATATTGCGGATTCTAACGGTAGCCTGCGGCCTGAACAGACGGCTCGTCTGGTGAACATCCTTAAATGTACCACCCGTCTGGAGGTGGGTTTCCACGCGCACGATAACCTGGGTCTGGCAATGGCAAATTCCATTGAAGCTGTTAAAGCCGGGGCGACCTTTATCGACAGTTCACTCACCGGTATGGGAAAAGGGGCGGGGAATCTGGCCCTGGAAACCTGGCTGTCGCTGTGCAATTTCGATGAAGGTCAAGAGCGTTATCAAACGGAATGGATCTTCAACCAGGTTCATCAGCTTGAGTCTGAGGCCTGCTATAACGCCTCGCACCGTAGCGTGGTCGACATGATCCTGGGGGTGAAAAACCTGAGCGTGGATCACCGGAAAATGATTGAAGAGAAACTGTCGGAAGCCAGAGAGAACACATTCAGCGCCATCGATAGCGTCATCACGGAGACGGCGGCATGA
- the amn gene encoding AMP nucleosidase, producing the protein MNNKGSSLTPAQALEKLNALYEQSVNALRCAISEYIETGKLPDDKARNRGLFVYPSLSVTWDGSASNTPKTRAYARFTHSGCYSTTVTRPALFRPYLEEQLTLLYQDYGAHISVEPSQHEIPYPYVIDGSALTLDRSMSAGLTRHFPTTELSQIGDETADGVYHPAEFSPLSHFDARRVDFSLARLRHYTGTPAEHFQPFVLFTNYTRYVDEFVSWGCSQILDPDSPYIALSCAGGIWITAETEAPEQAISDLAWKKHQMPAWHLLTADGQGITLINIGVGPSNAKTICDHLAVLRPDVWLMIGHCGGLRESQLIGDYVLAHAYLRDDHVLDAVLPPDIPIPSIAEVQRALYDATKEVSGMQGVEVKQRLRTGTVVTTDDRNWELRYSASALRFNLSRAVAIDMESATIAAQGYRFRVPYGTLLCVSDKPLHGEIKLPGQANRFYEGAISEHLQIGIRAIDLLRAEGDKLHSRKLRTFNEPPFR; encoded by the coding sequence ATGAATAATAAGGGCTCCAGCCTGACCCCTGCTCAGGCACTGGAAAAACTTAATGCGCTGTATGAACAGTCCGTCAACGCATTACGCTGTGCTATCAGCGAGTATATCGAAACCGGAAAACTCCCCGACGATAAGGCCAGAAACCGTGGCCTTTTTGTTTACCCTTCACTCTCTGTGACCTGGGACGGCAGCGCCAGCAACACCCCGAAAACCCGTGCCTATGCGCGCTTTACCCACTCCGGCTGCTACAGCACTACGGTGACCCGCCCTGCACTGTTTCGTCCTTATCTCGAAGAACAGCTCACGCTGCTGTACCAGGATTACGGCGCGCACATTTCCGTTGAACCGTCACAGCATGAGATCCCGTATCCGTACGTGATTGACGGTTCAGCACTGACGCTCGACCGCTCCATGAGCGCGGGACTGACGCGCCACTTCCCGACCACCGAACTTTCGCAGATTGGTGATGAGACGGCTGACGGGGTTTATCACCCGGCAGAATTCTCCCCGTTGTCGCATTTCGATGCCCGCCGTGTGGATTTCTCCCTGGCACGTTTACGTCACTACACAGGCACGCCAGCCGAACATTTCCAGCCATTCGTGCTGTTCACCAACTACACCCGCTATGTTGACGAATTTGTCAGCTGGGGCTGTAGCCAAATCCTTGATCCGGACAGTCCTTATATTGCCCTCTCCTGCGCAGGCGGGATCTGGATCACTGCGGAAACGGAAGCCCCCGAGCAGGCCATTTCCGACCTCGCGTGGAAGAAACACCAGATGCCCGCCTGGCATCTGCTCACTGCCGATGGCCAGGGGATCACGCTGATTAACATCGGCGTTGGCCCGTCAAACGCCAAAACCATCTGCGACCATCTGGCGGTACTGCGCCCGGACGTCTGGCTGATGATTGGTCACTGTGGCGGCCTGCGTGAAAGCCAGCTGATTGGCGATTACGTGCTGGCCCACGCCTATCTGCGCGACGACCACGTACTGGATGCGGTACTTCCGCCAGATATCCCAATCCCGAGCATTGCGGAAGTGCAGCGTGCGCTGTACGACGCCACTAAAGAGGTAAGCGGCATGCAGGGTGTAGAGGTCAAACAGCGTCTGCGTACCGGAACCGTCGTCACCACCGATGACCGTAACTGGGAACTGCGCTACTCCGCCTCTGCGCTGCGTTTCAACCTGAGCCGCGCGGTCGCCATCGATATGGAAAGCGCCACTATCGCCGCGCAGGGTTATCGCTTCCGCGTGCCTTACGGTACGTTGCTGTGCGTTTCGGATAAACCGCTGCATGGCGAAATTAAGCTACCGGGTCAGGCCAATCGTTTCTACGAAGGCGCTATCTCCGAGCATCTGCAAATTGGTATTCGTGCCATTGATTTACTCCGGGCGGAGGGAGATAAGCTGCACTCCCGTAAGTTGCGTACCTTCAACGAGCCGCCATTCCGCTAA
- a CDS encoding L,D-transpeptidase codes for MIRLSTLALVLAAVAPCALAVTYPLPPEGSRLVGAPLTVVVPKGNTQPLEYYAAQYGQGLSNMLEANPGADPFLPKAGTSLTIPQQLILPDTARQGIVINVAEMRLYYYPEGSNTVDVLPIGVGQAGRETPRNWVTRVERKQEAPGWTPTPNTRREYAKEGKTLPAYVPPGEDNPMGLYAIYIGKLYAIHGTNANFGIGLRVSQGCIRLRNNDIKYLFDNVPVGTRVQFIDRPVKTTTEPDGSHWVEVHEPLSRNRAEFESTNKVPLPISPALRAQLTAEGAGAVLERRSGMPVKIGL; via the coding sequence ATGATCCGTTTATCCACGCTTGCTCTGGTGCTTGCCGCCGTCGCCCCTTGTGCTCTGGCCGTTACGTATCCGCTTCCACCTGAGGGTAGCCGTCTTGTCGGTGCCCCGTTAACGGTGGTCGTTCCGAAAGGAAATACCCAACCGCTGGAGTATTATGCTGCGCAGTACGGGCAAGGGCTGAGCAACATGCTGGAAGCCAATCCTGGCGCGGATCCCTTTTTGCCGAAAGCCGGTACTTCGCTAACCATTCCCCAGCAGCTGATTTTGCCGGACACCGCACGTCAGGGCATCGTGATTAACGTGGCTGAAATGCGGCTCTACTACTACCCGGAGGGGAGCAATACCGTGGATGTTTTGCCAATTGGTGTTGGTCAGGCAGGACGCGAAACGCCACGTAACTGGGTGACGAGAGTAGAGCGCAAGCAGGAAGCGCCAGGCTGGACGCCAACGCCGAACACCCGACGTGAGTATGCGAAAGAGGGGAAAACATTACCGGCCTACGTGCCACCGGGTGAGGATAACCCTATGGGGTTGTATGCGATCTACATTGGTAAGCTGTACGCTATTCATGGCACTAATGCCAACTTTGGTATTGGCTTGCGCGTCAGCCAGGGCTGCATCCGCCTGCGCAACAATGATATTAAATACCTGTTCGATAACGTGCCGGTAGGCACGCGTGTGCAGTTTATCGATCGTCCCGTCAAAACGACCACTGAACCGGATGGTAGCCATTGGGTAGAAGTGCATGAGCCGCTGTCACGTAACCGCGCTGAATTTGAATCGACGAATAAAGTGCCACTGCCGATCTCGCCTGCATTACGGGCGCAACTCACCGCCGAAGGCGCTGGTGCCGTGCTGGAACGTCGGTCAGGTATGCCGGTGAAGATTGGGCTCTGA
- a CDS encoding transcriptional regulator, translating to MLENMKAFRMVVECQGFRAAAIAMKLSPAMISRRIEKLECEVNAQLIKRNSRRISLTSAGEQFYQRCQLIIDEYESCLRDVKSLSNEISGSLKVGIPHSINNQHVIPHLKSFFERYPNIKLDIVTGNHCMELFSHGFDLALQCGPLPDSNLYYTLIGYWRKHTCLSRGYALQHGIPQHPDELHKHTCLLHFDNHRRSWKFVIEDEPVEIRPHYVSRVSNSLDLCSMVHHGLGICYLPDFTLKAGIESGDIITALDAFMPAPLPMYVVHINPHPSPKEQAFIDFIRTLNLATAPAPAS from the coding sequence ATGCTGGAAAATATGAAAGCATTCAGAATGGTGGTGGAGTGCCAGGGGTTCCGCGCTGCGGCGATCGCCATGAAACTCTCACCCGCCATGATAAGCCGCAGAATTGAAAAGCTGGAATGTGAAGTTAATGCGCAGCTTATCAAACGCAATTCTCGGCGCATTTCCCTGACGTCGGCAGGAGAACAGTTTTATCAGCGCTGTCAGCTGATTATCGATGAATATGAATCCTGCCTCAGGGATGTGAAAAGTCTCAGTAACGAGATCAGCGGTAGCCTCAAGGTGGGTATTCCCCACTCGATTAATAACCAGCACGTCATCCCGCATCTGAAATCATTTTTTGAGCGTTATCCGAATATAAAACTGGATATTGTGACCGGAAATCACTGTATGGAGTTGTTCAGCCACGGCTTTGATCTGGCGCTTCAGTGTGGACCGTTACCCGACAGCAACCTTTACTACACGTTGATTGGCTACTGGCGAAAACACACTTGTCTTTCGCGAGGCTATGCGCTGCAGCATGGCATTCCGCAGCATCCTGACGAACTGCACAAGCACACCTGTCTTCTGCACTTTGATAATCACCGCCGCAGCTGGAAGTTTGTTATTGAGGACGAACCCGTTGAGATCCGTCCTCATTACGTCTCCAGAGTCAGTAACAGCCTCGATCTCTGCAGTATGGTGCATCACGGGTTGGGAATATGTTACCTCCCGGACTTCACGCTGAAAGCGGGGATTGAGTCAGGCGACATCATCACCGCGCTTGATGCCTTTATGCCTGCACCGCTGCCGATGTATGTGGTGCACATCAATCCTCACCCGTCCCCCAAAGAACAGGCGTTTATTGATTTTATCCGAACCCTCAACCTTGCGACCGCCCCGGCTCCAGCATCCTGA